The Pseudodesulfovibrio sp. zrk46 genome contains a region encoding:
- a CDS encoding chemotaxis protein CheA, producing MSQEFLDPEILADFFVEAKEHLETIEPNLLELEKAPENLGLLNEIFRPMHSLKGASGFLGLNKINGLAHKAENILDELRQGSMQVTGAIMDLILSATDALRTMVDNLEESGVEGDVDTSPIIAQIEAALAGDLSEDVSPTLSDDTVEEAPFNSEPSVSKAVDGEVVEPVTTMDPEPAPVAADTDNIVMTAVFQPEPDPNFDDTPYVLTTVGEGHLADFLEEAQEIIENLNRCLLALEGEPDGADELINDTFRYFHNLKGNSGIIGFKELNALTHEAETLLNKVRKGDMASSQALIDLLLSAVDLIEELVGKVDVETNKVTPVDTSIMAQLLQKVTEELDVSVVQGSVPSSKQGTETSVVEERDVAVDSVEAVIEQANVAYDPEDVALFVSTINQQLEAAAVALEMLRKDAGQSDIIDGLFRTFQTMQNSAGYMGFDEIKEYAGRTVGLVDQGRKTDMDFSLMLDILDQEFAILKDMLLKAMSDISGAPVSDPTMNMSVPAANNSDVSKESEPTIEELPSSSPEPEKALEKTVSEPVAAVPEPRVAPKPVASAPKPAPSAPSRNAGGASGGGAQPPARPKVSSTIRVDHHKLDHLMNVIGELIINRNRYAMLARALEEGHEEVHVVAQQLTETTYAMARISDDLQDTIMKVRMVPVQTVFSRFPRLVRDLSRKSGKQVELIMEGEETEFDKSVVEEIGDPLVHLVRNAVDHGLEDEQERVAAGKKPKGHVWLRAYHKGNSVAIEVEDDGRGMDPEKLKQVAIRKGVITPEEANAMDDREALDLIFAPGFSSAEKVTDISGRGVGMDVVKTNIKNLKGSVHTQSEVGKGTKLTLTLPLTLAIIDALMVQVAGDTFAIPLDAVSETTKIEVEKLSDVNNRKAVTLRGEVLGIVELSELLGLPQTMDERDVLPMVVIQDNDRRLGLVVDRLLERQEIVIKPLGQYLNNFNLKGLSGATIMGDGSVVLILDPHEIYSLSTQLGRRQDAATIGAGLPPSKA from the coding sequence ATGAGCCAGGAATTTCTTGATCCAGAAATATTAGCTGATTTTTTTGTCGAAGCTAAAGAACACTTAGAAACCATTGAGCCCAATTTACTTGAACTGGAAAAGGCTCCTGAGAATCTAGGATTGCTCAATGAGATCTTTCGTCCAATGCACTCCCTTAAGGGGGCATCTGGGTTTCTTGGATTAAACAAAATTAACGGACTTGCCCACAAGGCAGAGAATATCCTTGATGAATTGCGACAGGGGTCTATGCAAGTGACTGGCGCAATTATGGATTTGATATTATCTGCAACAGATGCTCTTCGTACAATGGTGGACAATTTGGAAGAGAGTGGCGTGGAAGGGGATGTTGATACCTCACCAATTATTGCCCAGATTGAAGCCGCTCTTGCCGGAGATTTGTCAGAAGATGTTTCCCCGACTTTATCTGATGATACTGTTGAGGAGGCTCCATTTAATAGTGAGCCGAGCGTTAGCAAAGCTGTGGACGGCGAAGTTGTTGAGCCTGTCACAACCATGGACCCCGAACCCGCACCTGTTGCGGCTGATACGGATAACATTGTCATGACTGCAGTATTCCAACCTGAGCCTGACCCAAATTTCGATGATACCCCGTATGTATTGACTACAGTTGGTGAAGGTCATCTTGCAGATTTCCTTGAGGAAGCACAGGAAATCATCGAAAATTTGAACCGTTGTCTATTAGCTTTGGAAGGTGAGCCTGATGGAGCCGATGAACTAATCAACGACACATTTCGTTATTTCCACAACCTTAAAGGCAATAGCGGTATCATTGGCTTCAAGGAGTTAAATGCTCTGACTCATGAAGCCGAAACGTTGCTTAATAAGGTTCGTAAAGGGGATATGGCATCTAGTCAGGCACTTATTGATTTGCTTTTGTCTGCTGTCGACCTTATCGAAGAGTTGGTTGGTAAAGTGGATGTTGAGACCAATAAGGTGACCCCTGTTGACACTAGTATTATGGCACAGCTTTTACAGAAGGTGACGGAAGAGTTGGATGTATCAGTTGTTCAAGGATCTGTTCCGAGCAGCAAGCAGGGAACTGAGACATCTGTTGTTGAGGAAAGAGATGTTGCAGTAGATTCAGTAGAGGCAGTGATAGAGCAGGCTAACGTAGCATATGACCCGGAAGATGTGGCTCTTTTTGTTTCTACTATCAACCAGCAACTTGAGGCTGCCGCTGTAGCATTGGAAATGCTACGTAAAGACGCTGGGCAATCAGATATTATAGATGGCTTGTTTCGGACCTTCCAAACTATGCAGAATTCTGCTGGCTACATGGGCTTTGATGAGATCAAAGAATATGCAGGTCGAACTGTTGGCTTAGTTGATCAAGGTCGCAAGACTGATATGGATTTTTCCCTGATGCTTGATATTCTAGATCAGGAATTTGCCATTTTAAAAGACATGTTGCTCAAAGCCATGAGTGATATTTCGGGGGCTCCAGTATCTGATCCTACAATGAATATGAGTGTGCCTGCTGCCAATAATTCAGATGTAAGCAAAGAGTCTGAACCCACTATTGAAGAACTTCCTTCAAGTTCTCCTGAGCCTGAGAAGGCTTTGGAGAAGACTGTGTCAGAGCCGGTTGCAGCTGTTCCTGAGCCCCGTGTAGCTCCTAAGCCCGTTGCGTCTGCTCCTAAACCCGCCCCATCTGCTCCGAGCAGAAATGCTGGTGGTGCAAGCGGGGGAGGTGCTCAGCCTCCTGCTCGTCCCAAAGTTTCTAGTACAATTCGTGTTGACCATCATAAATTGGACCATCTGATGAATGTCATTGGTGAGCTTATTATTAATCGAAATCGATACGCAATGCTCGCTCGTGCCTTAGAAGAGGGCCATGAAGAAGTTCATGTGGTCGCCCAGCAGCTAACAGAAACGACATATGCGATGGCACGTATATCAGACGACCTTCAAGATACCATTATGAAGGTTCGCATGGTACCAGTACAAACCGTTTTCTCTCGCTTCCCTCGTTTGGTCCGAGACCTTAGTCGAAAATCAGGCAAGCAGGTTGAGTTGATCATGGAAGGTGAAGAAACTGAATTTGATAAGTCGGTAGTTGAAGAAATCGGAGACCCGCTGGTGCATCTTGTCCGTAATGCGGTTGATCACGGATTGGAAGATGAGCAGGAACGAGTAGCTGCAGGGAAAAAGCCCAAGGGGCATGTTTGGTTACGTGCTTACCATAAGGGTAACTCTGTTGCCATTGAGGTTGAAGATGATGGTCGAGGCATGGACCCGGAAAAACTCAAGCAGGTTGCCATTCGGAAGGGAGTTATTACTCCAGAAGAAGCTAATGCAATGGATGATCGTGAGGCGTTGGATCTTATCTTTGCGCCAGGCTTCTCTTCAGCCGAGAAGGTGACGGACATTTCTGGACGTGGGGTTGGGATGGATGTTGTAAAAACCAACATCAAAAACCTTAAGGGAAGTGTTCATACTCAGTCAGAAGTTGGTAAAGGTACAAAACTGACTTTGACTCTACCTCTAACCTTAGCAATTATTGATGCTCTCATGGTTCAGGTTGCAGGTGATACCTTTGCTATCCCACTTGATGCTGTATCCGAGACTACTAAAATTGAAGTAGAGAAGCTTTCTGATGTGAATAATCGTAAGGCCGTCACATTGAGAGGCGAGGTCTTAGGTATTGTAGAGCTTTCGGAACTCCTTGGACTGCCTCAGACAATGGATGAACGTGATGTTCTGCCTATGGTTGTTATTCAGGATAATGATCGCCGTTTAGGCCTCGTTGTCGATCGCCTCCTTGAGCGCCAGGAGATTGTGATCAAACCTCTTGGGCAATATCTCAATAATTTTAATCTTAAAGGCCTTTCTGGTGCCACTATTATGGGTGATGGTTCTGTTGTTTTAATTCTTGATCCACATGAGATCTATAGCCTTTCCACTCAACTTGGACGCCGACAGGATGCTGCTACTATTGGTGCTGGCTTGCCACCCAGTAAAGCCTAG
- a CDS encoding MBL fold metallo-hydrolase: MYFKQITTPGLGCFSYVIGCPAAGEMVVIDPKRDVQDYLDISREEGMKIVHVIDTHVHADHVSGAQELKSHTGCDILLYETSPVDYEFAPLKEGQRLVIGNAGLKVVHTPGHTPDALSLLVTDFTRGNEPWMLLTGDVLFVNDIGRPDLVGDTKLDEQIQNLWNTLYVKFSQYPDSLEVFPAHGAGSLCGRGMSSKPSSTLGFERRHNAMLRYESYEAFHLMMSQDFPARPKSFTHIIQTNTHGAPLLERCPLDLAMNPFKFEEKMQTGAIVIDVRDAAAYAGYHIPGSLNIGFEPSLANWVGMTVDPKSNILLVVESKDDYERMRIELHRIGYDNILGYLSGGIQAWVFSGRPVDNLYIDSAQSLQNCQDEGKDISLVDVRTPGEWHNGRIPGAINISLADILDGMFDLPDDAHHILYCAGGYRSNIAASYLQKHGYWNVRSLAGGYIAWNRAGYAIDK; encoded by the coding sequence ATGTACTTTAAGCAGATTACTACGCCTGGCCTTGGTTGCTTTTCTTATGTAATTGGCTGCCCTGCTGCTGGTGAAATGGTCGTTATCGATCCTAAACGAGATGTTCAGGATTATTTAGATATTTCACGTGAAGAAGGCATGAAAATCGTTCATGTCATAGACACACACGTTCACGCCGACCATGTATCAGGAGCTCAAGAGCTCAAATCACACACAGGATGCGATATTTTGCTTTATGAAACCTCGCCGGTAGACTATGAATTTGCTCCACTTAAAGAAGGTCAAAGACTTGTGATCGGCAACGCCGGGCTTAAAGTTGTACACACTCCAGGGCACACTCCTGACGCCCTTTCCTTGCTCGTAACAGATTTTACACGCGGAAATGAACCATGGATGCTTCTTACTGGAGATGTACTTTTCGTCAATGACATAGGTCGGCCTGACTTAGTAGGTGATACAAAACTTGATGAGCAGATTCAAAATCTATGGAACACACTCTACGTCAAGTTCAGCCAGTACCCTGACAGCTTAGAAGTGTTCCCTGCTCATGGAGCCGGCTCTCTTTGTGGACGAGGTATGAGTTCGAAGCCCAGCTCAACACTCGGTTTTGAACGTCGTCACAACGCAATGTTAAGATATGAATCGTATGAAGCGTTTCATCTTATGATGAGCCAAGATTTCCCAGCTCGTCCTAAAAGTTTTACCCATATTATACAGACAAATACACATGGTGCCCCTCTATTGGAACGATGCCCGCTCGATTTGGCCATGAACCCATTCAAATTTGAAGAAAAGATGCAGACAGGGGCTATCGTTATCGATGTACGTGATGCTGCAGCATACGCTGGTTACCATATACCGGGCTCCCTTAATATTGGATTCGAACCCAGCCTCGCAAATTGGGTAGGTATGACGGTTGACCCCAAATCGAATATATTACTGGTTGTCGAATCTAAAGATGACTATGAACGCATGCGCATAGAGCTGCATAGAATAGGGTACGATAACATCCTTGGCTATCTCTCTGGAGGCATTCAAGCATGGGTTTTCAGCGGACGCCCCGTAGACAATCTTTATATAGACTCAGCACAATCTCTGCAGAACTGCCAAGATGAAGGGAAAGACATTAGTCTTGTTGACGTAAGAACTCCCGGTGAATGGCATAACGGTAGAATTCCGGGAGCTATTAACATTTCACTGGCAGATATCCTTGATGGCATGTTTGACTTGCCTGATGATGCCCATCATATTTTATACTGCGCAGGAGGCTACCGTTCTAATATAGCTGCTTCCTATCTCCAGAAACATGGATACTGGAATGTTCGTAGCTTGGCAGGTGGATACATTGCATGGAACCGTGCAGGATATGCCATTGACAAATAG
- a CDS encoding Na/Pi symporter, producing MIFSILAGLVGGLGLFLLGMRLMTKGLRNAAGPALRHILGQWTKTPVRGLFSGFLITALVQSSSAITVAVIGFVNAGLMTMSQSIGVIFGSNIGTTITGWIVAAVGISLKVKLLALPLIGIGAILRLTGGNSRRRYLGDAFTGFGVFFLGIEVLQTSFHSLESTINLAAYNFGGVLGIIVFVFIGFVLTLLMQSSSAAMALVLTAAMSGVVTLESAAAAVVGTNIGTTTTAMFSVIGATYNAKKVAAAHILFNLITGIVAIFLIPIFLDISSMLSGLEGTSNLAANLAIFHTSFNLLGVFIFLPFTNKLVHLLDRHIGREVAELGKPKYLDKNVLKTPTLAMDALFMELGRLGEKVRLMGQKALVSQFRHKDFIKDKAAVESLILAIRKYCINMQHSDLPEAVASKLPRALRVIQYFRRTVNIIEEVSHEHALLDHQLPGPESESARHFRREVKDIINVAHTPCAPEFNELQPRLHGLLDEYHRLKDELLQLGAEGQLDLGRMVSLLDYYSNMRLMCEQATKGTYYWADLRRKEVTCGAANEENEFAWKLEE from the coding sequence ATGATATTTTCCATTCTTGCAGGCCTAGTTGGCGGGCTCGGTCTTTTTCTTCTTGGCATGCGCCTCATGACCAAAGGTTTACGAAATGCGGCAGGTCCTGCGCTGCGCCACATTCTTGGCCAATGGACAAAAACACCGGTGCGCGGCCTATTTTCAGGTTTCCTCATTACCGCGTTAGTCCAGTCTTCCAGCGCCATTACTGTTGCAGTTATCGGATTTGTCAACGCAGGCCTTATGACAATGAGCCAGTCAATTGGTGTTATTTTCGGAAGCAACATTGGTACGACAATTACCGGTTGGATTGTCGCCGCAGTTGGAATCAGTTTGAAGGTTAAACTGCTAGCTTTACCACTAATAGGCATAGGAGCAATTCTCAGACTTACGGGTGGGAATTCTCGTCGGCGGTACCTTGGAGATGCGTTCACGGGCTTTGGCGTGTTCTTCCTAGGAATCGAAGTGCTTCAAACCTCTTTTCATTCATTGGAATCAACCATCAATTTGGCTGCGTACAACTTTGGTGGCGTTCTAGGCATCATCGTATTTGTTTTCATTGGATTCGTTTTAACTCTGCTAATGCAGAGTTCAAGTGCAGCAATGGCTTTGGTTCTCACTGCCGCCATGTCTGGCGTCGTAACTTTAGAAAGTGCGGCGGCAGCTGTTGTCGGCACGAACATCGGCACCACAACAACTGCAATGTTCTCAGTGATTGGTGCAACTTATAATGCAAAGAAAGTTGCTGCTGCACACATTCTCTTCAATCTAATTACTGGAATTGTAGCCATTTTCCTGATCCCAATTTTTCTTGATATCTCTTCAATGTTGTCCGGCCTTGAAGGTACTAGCAATCTTGCCGCGAATCTGGCGATATTCCATACCTCATTCAATCTCTTAGGCGTATTTATTTTCCTCCCATTTACAAATAAACTTGTACATCTCCTTGACCGCCATATTGGAAGAGAAGTTGCAGAACTTGGTAAGCCAAAATACTTGGACAAAAATGTACTTAAAACACCTACACTGGCAATGGATGCTCTTTTTATGGAGCTAGGACGCTTGGGAGAAAAGGTTCGCCTAATGGGGCAAAAAGCCTTGGTTTCGCAATTCAGACATAAAGATTTTATAAAAGACAAAGCTGCTGTTGAATCCCTTATTCTCGCTATTCGAAAATATTGCATCAATATGCAGCACTCAGACTTACCAGAAGCAGTAGCTTCAAAACTACCAAGAGCTTTAAGGGTCATTCAGTACTTTCGACGAACTGTTAATATTATTGAAGAAGTATCTCACGAACATGCACTATTGGATCATCAATTGCCTGGCCCAGAGTCAGAATCTGCCCGCCATTTTCGTCGAGAAGTAAAGGATATCATTAATGTTGCACACACTCCGTGTGCTCCCGAATTCAACGAATTACAGCCTCGCTTACATGGACTACTCGATGAATACCACCGACTCAAAGATGAATTGCTTCAACTTGGAGCGGAAGGACAACTAGACTTGGGACGAATGGTATCCCTTCTTGACTACTATTCTAATATGCGACTGATGTGTGAGCAGGCAACGAAAGGAACATATTACTGGGCCGATCTCCGTAGAAAAGAAGTGACCTGCGGAGCAGCCAACGAAGAGAACGAATTCGCCTGGAAACTCGAAGAATAA
- a CDS encoding ABC transporter permease, with amino-acid sequence MNQFSPIRFAAMINKEFIQMRRDKLTFAMMIGIPLIQLILFGYAINSDPRHLPTAVLSGDNSPYSRAIVAAMQTSTYFHITEHPRTREETQRLIREGVVQFAVTIPENFSRDLLRGDRPILLLEADATDPSATGGGTGAFPEIVRRALSKDLRGPFEHLNQSPSPVIIRIHNDYNPERITQYNIVPGLMGVILTLTLVMITSLAITRESERGTMEHLLSTPIRPIEVMLGKIIPYILVGYIQMSLITLAARFLFGVPMHGSIPLVFVLSLAFIGANLSVGVTISTIARNQLQAVQMSVFFFLPSLLLSGFMFPFRGMPAWAQSIGSVLPLTHYLRLVRGILLKGNGGIDSMPHVWPILIFWATVIIIGLKRYRRTLD; translated from the coding sequence ATGAACCAATTCTCCCCAATTCGATTTGCCGCTATGATAAACAAAGAATTCATCCAAATGCGGCGAGACAAGCTCACTTTTGCAATGATGATCGGCATTCCGCTTATCCAACTGATTCTGTTTGGATATGCTATAAACTCTGATCCGCGCCATCTGCCAACAGCAGTTCTTAGTGGAGATAATTCTCCCTATTCGAGAGCTATTGTTGCTGCAATGCAAACTAGCACTTACTTTCATATAACAGAACACCCTAGAACTAGAGAAGAAACGCAACGTCTAATTCGCGAAGGCGTCGTTCAATTCGCCGTAACCATCCCTGAAAACTTTAGCCGAGATTTATTACGTGGAGATCGCCCGATATTACTTCTGGAGGCAGATGCAACAGACCCTTCAGCAACAGGTGGAGGAACCGGTGCTTTTCCAGAAATTGTTAGAAGAGCACTATCCAAAGATCTCAGAGGACCATTTGAACACCTGAACCAATCCCCTTCTCCGGTAATCATTCGAATCCACAATGACTATAACCCTGAGAGAATAACTCAGTACAATATTGTCCCCGGACTTATGGGGGTCATACTTACCCTTACCCTCGTCATGATCACATCACTTGCCATTACCCGAGAATCCGAACGAGGGACAATGGAACATCTTCTATCTACCCCCATTCGACCAATTGAAGTAATGCTAGGCAAGATCATCCCTTATATTTTAGTAGGTTATATACAGATGTCTTTAATAACATTGGCAGCTCGTTTCCTATTTGGAGTCCCAATGCATGGGAGTATTCCTTTGGTCTTTGTCCTTTCACTTGCTTTTATCGGAGCCAATCTATCTGTTGGGGTAACGATATCCACAATTGCTCGCAATCAACTTCAAGCCGTACAGATGTCTGTATTCTTTTTTCTTCCATCTTTGCTGCTCTCAGGATTCATGTTTCCATTCAGAGGTATGCCTGCATGGGCGCAATCGATTGGATCTGTACTTCCTCTAACTCACTATCTTAGGCTCGTTAGAGGAATTCTTTTGAAAGGGAATGGGGGTATAGATTCCATGCCACATGTTTGGCCAATTCTTATCTTTTGGGCTACTGTAATAATAATTGGACTCAAAAGGTATAGACGCACTCTTGATTAG
- a CDS encoding ABC transporter ATP-binding protein: MSHSLETAIKVSNLTKSFGSKTVVNCLNMEIKKGEIYGFLGPNGSGKTTSIRMLCGLLSPDSGEGTCLGYNIRTESNLIKPHVGYMTQKFSLYEDLTVRENIDFAASVYGIHSSSAVVTECIDRMGLTPFKNHLAGALSGGWKQRLSLGVCTLHSPKLLLLDEPTAGVDPGARRDFWDQLHSLASQGITALISTHYMDEAERCHRLAYIAYGDLLASGSAEEMVRNSGLTTWSVVTQNNELSINDLHSKLAPLSGVDQVVVFGNTLHVSGRNAEHLFHAISPFNTPPYDWNRIGTTLEEVFIDLMQQSKGNL, from the coding sequence ATGAGTCATTCTCTAGAAACGGCGATTAAAGTCAGCAACCTGACTAAGTCTTTTGGCTCCAAAACAGTAGTTAACTGTTTAAATATGGAAATAAAAAAGGGGGAAATTTATGGTTTTCTTGGACCCAATGGATCGGGCAAGACAACATCTATCAGAATGTTGTGCGGCCTTCTCAGCCCCGACTCCGGTGAAGGGACATGTTTAGGTTATAACATCCGAACGGAATCAAATCTCATTAAGCCTCATGTAGGCTACATGACGCAAAAGTTCAGCTTGTACGAGGATCTAACGGTTCGAGAAAATATTGACTTTGCTGCAAGCGTCTATGGGATTCACTCTTCTTCAGCTGTTGTGACTGAATGTATAGATCGCATGGGACTAACTCCATTTAAGAACCATTTAGCTGGAGCATTATCAGGTGGGTGGAAGCAACGCCTTTCACTCGGCGTATGCACCCTTCATTCCCCAAAACTCTTACTTCTAGATGAGCCCACTGCAGGAGTAGACCCGGGCGCTCGCAGAGATTTCTGGGACCAACTACACTCTTTAGCTTCGCAAGGTATAACCGCCCTTATCTCAACTCATTACATGGATGAAGCTGAGCGTTGTCACCGTCTAGCATACATTGCTTATGGAGACCTTCTCGCATCAGGAAGCGCAGAAGAAATGGTCAGAAACTCAGGCCTAACCACTTGGAGTGTTGTAACCCAAAACAATGAATTAAGCATAAACGATTTACACAGTAAATTGGCCCCCCTTTCCGGGGTAGATCAAGTTGTAGTTTTTGGTAATACTCTACATGTAAGTGGTCGAAACGCTGAACACCTCTTTCACGCAATCTCACCCTTTAACACCCCCCCCTACGACTGGAATCGAATTGGGACCACCTTAGAAGAAGTCTTTATTGATCTCATGCAGCAAAGCAAAGGAAATCTATAA
- a CDS encoding HlyD family efflux transporter periplasmic adaptor subunit has protein sequence MKQIIYTYLTLILMLISGCSEAKNNLFQGYVEGEYVHIAAPLGGYLTTLSVHRGQQVVLNEPLFVLERDFERAAMDEATHALQSALDNLANLEKGQRPSEIASIEAKLKQAKASSSLARIEYNRRVKLIKEQTISQEELDQAKSDYDQKKYNVRNLSAQLTTARLGARSDEIRSAAAQVKKANAKLDQAKWNFNRKSQVAPSNALVYDTLFQVGEWVQPGQPVVSLLPPENIEIRFYVPEAFIGDLEIGQKVNVIVDGRLTPTPATVYYISPSAEYTPPVIYSSESRAKLVFMIKARPTQKSNSQIHPGQPVDITIPDLFHEKSTLDK, from the coding sequence ATGAAACAAATTATATACACTTATCTGACACTCATCCTCATGTTGATATCAGGATGCTCCGAAGCGAAAAACAACCTTTTTCAAGGTTACGTGGAAGGCGAATATGTTCATATTGCTGCCCCACTTGGCGGCTATTTAACAACCCTATCAGTTCACAGGGGGCAACAGGTTGTACTTAACGAACCTTTATTCGTCCTTGAACGAGACTTTGAACGTGCTGCAATGGATGAAGCCACCCATGCCCTACAAAGTGCACTAGACAATCTTGCAAACCTTGAAAAAGGGCAGCGCCCGTCAGAAATAGCCTCCATTGAAGCCAAACTAAAACAAGCAAAAGCCTCATCCAGTTTAGCCCGAATTGAATACAACCGACGGGTCAAACTTATAAAAGAGCAAACTATTTCACAGGAAGAATTGGACCAAGCTAAAAGTGATTACGATCAAAAAAAATACAATGTCCGCAACTTATCTGCACAATTAACCACAGCTCGACTAGGTGCCCGTAGCGATGAAATCCGTTCTGCCGCAGCCCAAGTAAAAAAAGCCAATGCAAAGCTTGACCAAGCAAAATGGAACTTCAATCGCAAATCACAAGTCGCTCCATCGAATGCATTGGTCTACGACACTCTTTTTCAAGTTGGTGAGTGGGTACAACCAGGTCAACCTGTAGTCTCACTTTTACCACCAGAAAATATTGAGATTCGTTTCTATGTACCTGAAGCATTCATTGGAGACCTAGAAATTGGCCAAAAAGTAAACGTGATTGTGGATGGACGGCTTACGCCCACACCAGCAACAGTGTACTATATTTCACCTTCTGCTGAATATACCCCACCTGTGATTTACTCGAGCGAAAGCCGAGCCAAGCTTGTCTTTATGATTAAGGCGAGACCAACGCAAAAATCCAATTCTCAAATTCACCCCGGACAGCCTGTAGATATCACAATTCCTGACCTGTTCCACGAAAAGAGTACCTTGGACAAATGA
- the lysS gene encoding lysine--tRNA ligase, translating to MLEALQAKDELNAVIKTRVEKACGLLDENIHLYPNDFKRENQICEIWEQHEESDAEVLETLDAEYAIAGRVVSYRSFGKVTFFHLQDQSAKIQVYAARDDLGTEKYQKFKKTDIGDIVGLVGTLFRTKTGELTVKTKSFKLITKSMRPLPEKYHGLKDVETRYRQRYVDLIVTPRTKEIFKMRTAIVRELRNFLDEKGFMEVETPMMQAIPGGATAKPFETHHNALDMKLYMRIAPELYLKRLLVGGFERVYEINRNFRNEGISTQHNPEFTMLEFYWAYANFEDLMDLTEEMFSRIAEKVTGSSVVPYQGEQIDLSIGAWTRMAFHESLEKIGGVPEDVYSDYEKCKTLVKEKGEKVVEGEVLGKLQAKLFDLLVEPKLIQPHFIYHYPTDISPLSRRNEENPDITDRFELFMTGRELANAFSELNDPVDQRGRFEEQVKEKEAGDEEAHFMDDDYVRALEYGMPPAAGQGVGIDRLVMLLTDSASIREVILFPLLRPEVG from the coding sequence ATGCTCGAAGCCTTGCAAGCCAAGGACGAGTTGAACGCCGTCATTAAGACCCGTGTAGAAAAAGCGTGTGGTCTTTTGGACGAAAATATTCACCTCTACCCCAACGACTTTAAACGAGAGAACCAGATTTGTGAAATTTGGGAACAGCACGAAGAATCTGATGCTGAAGTTCTTGAAACGTTGGACGCCGAATACGCTATAGCCGGTCGAGTGGTTTCATACCGTTCATTTGGCAAGGTCACTTTTTTCCATCTTCAAGATCAGAGTGCAAAGATTCAGGTTTATGCAGCCAGAGATGATCTTGGCACTGAGAAATACCAAAAGTTCAAAAAAACCGATATTGGCGATATCGTAGGGCTCGTTGGAACGCTGTTCCGTACCAAGACTGGTGAACTCACTGTAAAGACCAAGTCTTTTAAATTGATTACTAAGTCAATGCGTCCTTTGCCCGAGAAGTATCATGGACTTAAAGATGTTGAGACCCGCTACCGCCAGCGTTATGTTGATCTGATAGTTACCCCACGCACCAAGGAAATTTTCAAAATGCGTACAGCTATTGTGCGTGAGCTTCGTAACTTCCTTGATGAGAAGGGGTTCATGGAAGTTGAAACTCCCATGATGCAAGCCATCCCAGGTGGTGCTACTGCTAAGCCTTTTGAGACACATCATAATGCGCTTGATATGAAATTATATATGCGCATTGCACCAGAACTCTACCTTAAGCGCCTGCTTGTAGGTGGCTTCGAGCGCGTGTACGAAATCAATCGCAACTTCCGCAATGAAGGTATATCGACTCAGCACAATCCCGAGTTTACAATGCTCGAGTTTTACTGGGCTTATGCCAACTTTGAAGATCTTATGGATTTAACAGAAGAGATGTTTTCCCGCATTGCCGAGAAAGTGACAGGTTCTTCTGTGGTTCCATATCAAGGTGAGCAAATCGATTTGTCCATTGGTGCATGGACTCGTATGGCATTCCATGAATCTCTTGAGAAGATTGGCGGTGTTCCTGAGGACGTTTATTCGGACTATGAAAAATGCAAGACGCTAGTGAAGGAGAAGGGAGAGAAAGTCGTCGAAGGGGAGGTGCTGGGCAAGCTCCAGGCCAAGCTTTTCGATTTGCTTGTCGAGCCTAAACTTATTCAACCGCATTTTATTTATCATTACCCAACTGATATTTCTCCTCTTTCCCGTAGGAATGAAGAAAATCCAGATATCACGGACCGTTTTGAACTGTTCATGACGGGACGAGAATTAGCGAATGCCTTCTCTGAACTTAACGATCCTGTTGATCAGCGTGGTCGTTTTGAAGAGCAGGTGAAGGAAAAAGAGGCTGGCGACGAAGAAGCTCATTTCATGGATGATGACTACGTTCGTGCTCTCGAGTACGGCATGCCTCCGGCTGCCGGGCAGGGAGTCGGTATTGATCGATTGGTCATGCTGTTGACTGATAGTGCCTCCATTCGTGAAGTAATTCTTTTCCCGTTGCTTAGACCGGAGGTTGGGTAG